TTAAACCGCAGCATTAGACAGTATGGTTGCAGCATGAATGCGTTGTTTCGCTATGCATTATGTTTTATAACGCCTGCAACGCTTTAAGATTGCAAAAGGAAATGACCACGTGAACCTGTTTATCTTTTACGTTGGCGGAATTGCACGCGTTCGATTTGTTTGTGGCGGAGAGTGTGAAAGAGGCCAAGGCGAAGGGTTTGGCTAATCTATTGCCCGGGGCAGATCATCAGCACAAAGACAATCTGAAAGACGTGGATGATTGCCTGCTGCTGGAAAAAGTGGGCGATCTCTATATCCACCTCATGCCGGAGGCTAACGGTGAACCTTTCCGCCCAGAATGGCAGGGTTATCAGCTGATTGGTGTGGTGTAATCATAGGCTCGTCATATATGACGTAATGGTTGTCAGTTAAGACATAAAAACCCTCATTACCGAGAGCACACCTTGTAGCGGCGCAATTTATTGCGCGATAAATCGCGCCGCTACGGAAGTTGCGGTAATTTGATCCGGCGCTTAACTGATCGGCATTACGTCATATATGACGACCTGAAAACAAGGAGCATATATGTCGCCACAGGTAGGTATTGGCGTTTTAATTTTCCGCGATGGCAAATTGTTGTTGGGCCAGCGTAAAGGCAGCCACGGCGCCGGAGACTGGTCTGCGCCGGGCGGGCATCTGGAGTTTGGAGAATCACCCGAAGACTGTGCACGTCGTGAGGTACTGGAGGAAACCGGCTTGCAACTGGGGACGTTGCAAAACGGGGCTTTCATTAGCGATGT
The sequence above is a segment of the Candidatus Pantoea floridensis genome. Coding sequences within it:
- a CDS encoding nucleotide triphosphate diphosphatase NUDT15, coding for MSPQVGIGVLIFRDGKLLLGQRKGSHGAGDWSAPGGHLEFGESPEDCARREVLEETGLQLGTLQNGAFISDVFPEVNKHYITLLMVAQNASGEPQLMEPEKCHGWQWFAPEELPEPLFAPLRSWLERDGLLALQRLAQITAR